DNA from Stegostoma tigrinum isolate sSteTig4 chromosome 8, sSteTig4.hap1, whole genome shotgun sequence:
aaagtcatcttagggcctgggataggggtgagggaggaggtgtgggggcaagtgtagcatttcctgcggttgcaggggaaggtgctgggtgtggtggggttggagggcagtgtggagctaacaagggagtcacggagagagtggtctctccagaaagcagacaagggtggggatggaaaaatgtcttgggtggtggtgtcagattgtagatggcggaggtgtcggaggatgatgcgtcgtatacggaggttggtggggtggtgtgtgagaacgagggggatcctctttgggcggttgtggcaggggcggggtgtgagggatgtgttgcgggaaatgcgggagacgtggtcaagggcgttctcgaccactgtggggggaaagttgcggctcttgaagaacttggacgtctgggatgtgcgggagtggaatgcctcatcgtgagagcagatgcggcggaggcggaggaattgggaataggggatggaatttttgcaggagggtgggtgggaggaggtgtatcctaggtagctgtgggagtcagtgggcttgaaatggacatcagttacaagctgattgcctgagatggagacgacGAGTGAAGCTTGTGTTTACTTGGTGTCTTTCACAACCTTAGAATGTCCCAAGTGTTTTACAGTCAACTGACTACATTTAAAGCGTAGGAAATTCCAAGATATTGAACCAGCAATGATGAAGGAATGACTATCAACGCGCAATTACAGATGACGTGATTTGGAACTGAATGTGGAAGTGTTGGCGTTCCCTTAAcattgttgcccttgtccttggTGATAGACGTTGCAGTGGAGGTTTGTTTACTGTATCTACACATagtggacttttttttaaatatcacgTTTGACGTTAAACAAAGAATTAAGGCTTTTGCTTCTATGAATAATTTCGTCGGGCAATCCTACAATTTCCAAACATGGATACCGAAATGAGGAATGAGCATTGATTGATGTGTCGACCGCCCCAGTGAGCTGCGAGACAGACACGCTTCGGTATCCGCTCcaaccctcccccccaccacaaaACCCACCTCCCCCAGGGCTGACCCTTTGTCCCCAGCGGGTCAGGGTGAAAGCAAAGTCCTTATTAGCATAAAGGACAACGACCAATGGCGGAGCGCCCATGCAAATAAGCGAGCACTGGGTTGGTTGGCTTTCCCTTGTTACATCCGGCCCCCTGGCTGTAACTCCGCCTTCAACGCCGCGAGCCTTCTCAGTGCCGGAGCTGACAGCAGCCGCTGCATTGAGCTGGATCGAGCCCACTAGCGCACGCAAGGCACTGTCAATTGCAGGCAGAGAAAGCTGTAGCAACCTGAGAAACTCATTCACACCGACAAACAGAATGACTTTTGAAGAACTTACAGGCGATCAGAAAGCAGACAGGTAAAAGCAATGCTATAAAGCGCACCGATTGCACTTTAAATAAACcctatcttttttttaaaaagtgaaacagTGTTTGATTGAGCGTGCGGTGCAGATTCTTGGTTTGCGTTGTGCGTCGGTTAAAAGAAGTTTAATCTTCCTGTCATAGTAGAATTTTTTGTGAGATGAAGCACATACATTTGCATTCATTTGACACAACCATAACGCAGAATTGTTAATCTCTGGAGTTAGATCCTGTTGTTGTTATTGATGAAGGAATtaatactgttttttttaaaacttctgatGCGGGTGGTAGGATGGACGTAGTGAGAAAAGCTTTGGAAGAAGTTTTGAGCTCCGCGCTGGCGCAAGGCTGCATCACAGTTGGAGTGTACGAAGCAGCAAAACTCCTCAACGCGTAAGTATCCACCAAGAACCAAAGTTTTCacatttttactttttaaaaaatcagtttaaAAACGGACGGATTTTATTTATACTTTTCGACAGGGACCCTGACAACGTTGTTTTATGCTTGCTTGCGACGGATGAAGGGGATGATCTGGATGTGGCTTTACAAATTCATTTTACTCTGATCCAAGCTTTTTGCTGCGAAAACGATATTAACATAATGAGAGTGAACAACATGCACCGTCTAGCAGAGATCTTGGGCGGGATTGATGGGGCAGGCGAACCCAAAGATCTCCATTGCATATTGATCACTGTAAGTATTATACTAGTCACACCAGGAACGAATCCAATAACCGAGGCGTAAAACCGTCATCAGTTTTAAACAATGACAGAAATCTTACCTTTGTGAGGATTTAAATAAAGTTATTTGTAGACAGTATGAAACGAGTTACAGACGGTGACTGAAATCAGTCTAGGTTATTGCAAGTTGACAATTGGACCCCTAGAAGCAGACGAAACTGTATATACCGATACTCAACTGATTGTTGTGATTGGATGTAAATGTGGTCGTGGTTGACGTAATGTCTTTTTGCACCAATAGATGGCATAAGTTAGAGAATAGCTAACATCATGATTTGAGATTACAAGTACAGTATTTTGGAAAGAAGGGGGCGGTGAGAATTAAatgatgcactttttaaaatattttgttccaTAAGGATGATTTTATTTGTCTTCAATTCAGAGTCAAGTTGCACCATGGAAAGACGCAGCGTTGAGCAAAGTCAGCTGTTTCTGCAAAGAAAGTCGTTACTTGGACCAGTGGGTTCCAATCATCAACCTGCCCGAGCGGTGATCAATTTTAAATCACAGACCCTGGATTTAAGATTCGCTTTTGTTTCTCAGGAATTGCTCAGGAGATATTCTCAGTAGCTGTCCGAAAACTTGGCGCTGGAAAATTAGAGTTTTTATTTGTTGCTGAGAGCAGGCTAGACTGGACTTTCGATTGTCTGTAATTATTTTCTCTGAACGCTGGACTATGACTCAACTTGAGTTGTGCCTGGAAATAGTGACAATGACTAAGCAGACGGGAACCGAAGCAAGGGTTGGAACTGATTTCATAGCTGAGAGTAATAGAACTGCCGGAAGAATTGCGGGAATTACAGCTTCCATTTCGGGAActagaactttaaaaaaaaacttgtgttttGACAGACTCATCGAATGGATAACAGAAGTGTTTGAATTTTGTTGTGAAAATGCAGTATTGCTGACTAATTACACGATGTCACGGAGCTGAGGGGAAGTTTAAAAAACCAAAACCGAATAAGTTAAGGATTTTTACTGTACTTACTTACAAAATTGTACTTTATTACAAAAACCTTTTTTGCTGTTTTGTCTAAATATGAAATGACAAGTTAtttcacaatttatataaattgACGATTATTTATATTTGTGAAAGAATTGACTATAATTTCTAAATCCATTAATAAATATTATTACTTTTATTCACTAGCTATTTAATGTTCTAGTCTGTTATAGATAATTTTAATTTGTATATTACTGAATTGTTTTAATTGGAAACAGTTTGCAATACAATACAATGGAATTGCCAATGGACTGATTTCAGCCTGTTTAATTGGGGTATATTGTCAGTATTTTAAGTCACATTTTATTCCTTCTGTCAGTTTGTACAGATGAGCAGTGTTAAAATTGCACCAGTGCTCTTGACAGGTGAGTTCAGAACTCAGCCGAACTTGTGATCAAAACAAAATGCAGTAACATATCAGTGCAGTAGTTTATTATTTAGTGACTATTTTGGCAATTTGATATCCTACTACACATATACAACACACAACATCCAACAGCTATACATCCTGAATATTTCCTACTATTGTCAAGATTGCAAATAATTGTAACAGCAATTGCATGTTCAACTTAGTCTATGAGAGTTAACTGACTGTGCTCAATTGTAGCAACTCCTCTTCCAGTTTTACAAAGAACCACTGGAATagagatggaaaaaaaaaatcagcctgtGTCTTCATTTTGATCATTGAGTAACCACCACTGGAATTGCTTGTGTCTAGGTCAGTTGAGGATAAAAATATGCTTAGTGTTCAAATGGCATTTTTGGAGAGGAAAGTACAATTCACATTTCAGATTAATTATCTTTCATCAGAACCCTGACAAAAGATCACCAATCTGAACAAATGTATCTATGGCTTTCCATTGAAACTGCATGGCCAGAATGTTTCTAGGATTTTCCAATGCAGAATTTTCCAACTATTATTCCCTTCTTCATGCCCACTTAAATAACTGTACCACGGTtctcagagacaggctggacacCGCAACAAGGGATTCAAATTTATGCATGCTTAGCACTATTCAAAAGGTGGCTTGCACAGTCAAAAGCCAGTCAGCACCTCTTCAAGGGGGAAGCAGAGCAGACAGTATACTCAAGGGCGTTTAACCTAACACTAAAGAATTTGG
Protein-coding regions in this window:
- the LOC125456563 gene encoding growth arrest and DNA damage-inducible protein GADD45 alpha-like, encoding MTFEELTGDQKADRMDVVRKALEEVLSSALAQGCITVGVYEAAKLLNADPDNVVLCLLATDEGDDLDVALQIHFTLIQAFCCENDINIMRVNNMHRLAEILGGIDGAGEPKDLHCILITSQVAPWKDAALSKVSCFCKESRYLDQWVPIINLPER